Proteins from a single region of Bacteroidota bacterium:
- the gpmI gene encoding 2,3-bisphosphoglycerate-independent phosphoglycerate mutase codes for MKKAILLILDGWGIGKGDKTDAIACAHTPYTDNLSVQYPHARLTTFGNAVGLPEGQMGNSEVGHMNIGAGRVVWQMLERINRAFRNGEVAQNKELNKLFDFCSTEHKPLHLLGLVSEGGVHSSIEHLFGLIEAACKQGIKEVYIHAFTDGRDTDPKSGVIYLQKLLDFIADKPGVKIASIVGRYYAMDRDKRWERIKLAYDLLVHGNGIQSQAAIPVIQAQYNEGITDEFLKPIVICNPDNQPLATIKDGDAVLFFNFRTDRGRQLSRVLTQEDFTDLGMKTLRLHYATMTEYEKDFKNISIIFENQDIPNTLGEYISNKGLSQIRAAETEKYPHVTFFFSGGREAAFENESRILVNSPKVATYDLQPEMSAPQLKKEVIVAIRKGTTDFFCVNFANPDMVGHTGVFTAITKAVETVDSCVAEIVTEAFKQNYTLLITADHGNADNAINPDGTPNTAHSMNPVPIWLVSEPVMNVQLQDGVLADIAPTILKIMGLEQPKEMTGNALF; via the coding sequence ATGAAAAAAGCAATTTTGCTCATTCTTGATGGCTGGGGCATAGGCAAAGGCGACAAAACCGATGCAATAGCTTGTGCACATACTCCATATACAGATAATTTATCCGTTCAATACCCTCACGCACGGTTAACTACTTTTGGCAATGCAGTTGGTTTACCAGAAGGACAGATGGGAAATTCCGAAGTAGGACACATGAATATTGGTGCAGGCAGGGTTGTTTGGCAAATGTTGGAACGCATTAACAGGGCTTTTAGAAACGGAGAAGTCGCGCAAAACAAGGAACTGAACAAATTGTTTGATTTTTGCAGCACAGAGCACAAACCTCTCCATCTGTTGGGATTGGTCTCCGAAGGCGGTGTACATTCATCTATAGAGCATCTCTTTGGTTTGATTGAAGCTGCATGTAAGCAAGGCATTAAAGAAGTTTACATACATGCATTCACAGACGGCAGAGATACCGACCCCAAGAGCGGTGTTATATATTTGCAAAAACTGCTTGACTTCATTGCTGACAAACCCGGTGTTAAAATCGCAAGCATTGTCGGTCGTTATTACGCAATGGATCGCGACAAACGTTGGGAAAGAATTAAATTAGCTTATGACTTACTTGTGCACGGTAACGGTATTCAATCACAAGCTGCAATTCCTGTTATACAAGCGCAATACAATGAGGGCATCACAGATGAATTTTTGAAACCAATTGTTATATGTAACCCGGACAATCAACCCTTAGCAACTATTAAGGACGGAGACGCAGTTTTGTTTTTCAATTTCAGAACCGACAGAGGCAGACAGTTAAGCAGGGTTTTAACCCAAGAAGATTTTACTGATTTAGGAATGAAGACATTACGTCTGCACTACGCCACCATGACTGAGTATGAAAAAGATTTTAAAAACATTTCCATCATCTTTGAAAATCAAGACATCCCAAACACACTCGGAGAATATATATCCAACAAAGGTTTGAGCCAAATCAGAGCAGCCGAAACCGAAAAATACCCTCATGTTACCTTCTTTTTTAGTGGAGGACGCGAAGCAGCATTTGAGAACGAAAGTCGAATCCTCGTCAACTCCCCCAAAGTAGCCACTTATGACTTACAACCCGAGATGAGCGCACCACAACTCAAAAAAGAAGTTATAGTAGCAATCAGAAAAGGAACAACAGATTTCTTTTGTGTAAACTTTGCAAACCCTGACATGGTAGGACATACGGGTGTCTTTACTGCCATTACCAAAGCTGTTGAAACCGTTGACTCCTGCGTTGCAGAAATAGTGACCGAAGCTTTCAAACAAAACTACACCCTTCTGATTACAGCCGACCACGGCAACGCAGATAATGCCATAAACCCTGACGGCACACCCAATACCGCACACTCCATGAACCCCGTTCCAATCTGGTTGGTTTCCGAACCGGTAATGAATGTGCAATTGCAAGATGGTGTTTTGGCTGATATTGCACCCACTATTTTGAAAATCATGGGATTGGAACAACCCAAAGAAATGACCGGCAATGCGTTATTTTAA
- a CDS encoding thymidylate synthase, whose protein sequence is MNQYEDFLNHVYKTGTFKSDRTGTGTRSVFGGQLRFDLNKGFPLVTTKKVHLKSIIYELLWFLRGDTNIAYLKEHGVGIWDEWADDKGNLGPVYGKQWRSWETPDGHVIDQISELIKGLKNNPDSRRHIVTAWNPADLPKMALSPCHCLFQFYVADGKLSCQLYQRSADLFLGVPFNIASYVLLTMMIAQVTGLKPGEYVHTFGDAHIYSNHFEQVQTQLSRTPFPYPTMKLNPDVKDIFEFKFEDFTLENYQCHPGIKAPVAV, encoded by the coding sequence ATGAATCAGTATGAAGATTTTCTGAACCATGTTTATAAAACCGGCACTTTCAAAAGCGACCGCACCGGTACAGGCACAAGAAGCGTCTTTGGCGGTCAACTCAGGTTTGATTTGAACAAAGGTTTTCCGCTTGTTACCACTAAAAAAGTTCATCTTAAATCTATTATATACGAATTGCTATGGTTTTTGAGAGGTGACACCAATATTGCTTACTTAAAAGAACACGGAGTAGGAATCTGGGATGAATGGGCAGATGATAAAGGAAACTTAGGTCCTGTTTACGGCAAACAATGGAGAAGTTGGGAAACTCCTGACGGACATGTTATAGACCAAATTTCGGAGCTTATCAAAGGATTGAAAAACAACCCTGATAGTCGGAGGCATATTGTAACTGCATGGAATCCGGCAGACTTGCCCAAAATGGCACTATCACCCTGTCACTGTTTGTTTCAGTTCTATGTGGCAGATGGAAAGTTGAGTTGTCAGTTGTATCAAAGGAGTGCAGACTTATTTTTGGGAGTTCCATTCAATATTGCATCTTATGTCCTGCTTACCATGATGATAGCACAAGTGACCGGACTGAAACCGGGTGAATATGTGCACACATTTGGTGATGCCCATATCTATTCCAACCATTTTGAACAAGTTCAAACCCAATTGTCAAGAACTCCATTTCCTTATCCCACCATGAAGCTTAACCCTGATGTGAAAGATATTTTTGAATTTAAATTTGAAGACTTTACATTGGAAAATTATCAGTGTCATCCGGGTATTAAAGCACCAGTAGCAGTTTAA
- a CDS encoding enoyl-CoA hydratase-related protein, translated as MQYQNILTDIQEYILTITINREDKMNALNILLLQEIKHAVTEAQSNPQVKGIIITGAGTKAFAAGADIAEFANFSVAEGTAMSRAGHEVFNAIEKSAKPVIAAVNGFALGGGCELTLACHIRYVSENAKFGQPEINLGVPPGYGGTQRLIQIIGKGRALEILLTTIPVDAQKALQMGLANDIFSSEALMTETRQRLGKIISKSPNAIKQVIECVNAHYNSQQNGFETEIREFGEAFGTPDFKEGTNAFLEKRKATF; from the coding sequence ATGCAATATCAAAATATTTTAACCGATATCCAAGAGTATATCCTGACCATCACCATCAACCGTGAGGACAAAATGAATGCGCTGAACATTCTGTTATTACAAGAAATCAAACACGCTGTAACCGAAGCTCAAAGCAATCCCCAAGTCAAAGGCATTATTATCACCGGAGCGGGTACTAAGGCATTTGCGGCAGGTGCGGACATTGCTGAATTTGCCAATTTTTCGGTAGCTGAAGGAACTGCCATGAGCAGAGCAGGACACGAAGTGTTTAATGCCATTGAGAAAAGTGCAAAACCCGTTATAGCCGCTGTGAATGGCTTTGCATTGGGTGGTGGGTGCGAACTCACTCTTGCTTGCCACATTAGATATGTATCTGAAAATGCAAAATTTGGACAACCGGAAATTAACTTGGGCGTTCCTCCCGGTTATGGAGGCACTCAAAGGTTAATTCAAATCATCGGCAAAGGCAGAGCACTCGAGATTTTACTTACTACCATTCCTGTGGATGCACAAAAAGCATTACAAATGGGATTAGCAAATGATATTTTCAGCTCAGAGGCACTCATGACAGAAACCAGACAGAGATTAGGCAAAATTATTTCCAAATCTCCTAATGCCATCAAACAGGTAATAGAATGTGTTAATGCCCACTATAATAGCCAACAAAACGGTTTCGAAACAGAAATTCGCGAATTTGGCGAAGCCTTTGGCACACCTGACTTCAAAGAAGGCACGAATGCATTTTTAGAAAAACGCAAAGCTACTTTTTAA
- a CDS encoding ABC transporter ATP-binding protein/permease, whose amino-acid sequence MKSLKYLNKYLWKYRKTLAAGILFIILTNILNILSPYLVRIAFDNSLEQVSLFHFYEGTELEAFFRNKIIKIAAAFGGLILLATIVRGVFMFLMRQTVIIASRKIEYDLKNEIYSQYQKMNLSFFRANFTGDLMNRLSEDVSKVRQYLGPAIMYFVNLVFTFITVIVMMVSVNPKLTLYVLLPLPFLSASIYYVSNIINRKSDLIQAKLSDLTTFVQESMSGVRVLKAFSVQAVFANIFSRENDHYKDLSMSLTTVNSFFSPLMMSLVGLSTILTIYLGGLEVIDGNFTYGNIAEFVIYVNLLTWPVSSLGWVTAIIQSAAASQARINKFLEVEPKIKANQGAHCRFENEIRFDKVSFQYNEQKKVLHGISFKIPKGQTIGLVGHTGSGKTTLLNLLARFYDTTTGQILIDNINLKELNLKEYRDLVSYVPQDVFLFSESIYDNILFGSSKLTQLSKEDVERVAKIAAVHDSIREFPQGYDTPLGERGITLSGGQKQRIALARALIRDPEIILLDDCLSAVDHTTEKIILANLRNELKNRTAVIVSHRLSVIANTHIIIVLNQGRIDAIGTHEELLKSNAYYKKLYEKQMEEGEPQQ is encoded by the coding sequence TTGAAATCACTCAAATACCTCAATAAATATTTATGGAAATACCGCAAAACACTTGCTGCCGGTATTCTTTTCATCATCCTAACGAATATTCTCAACATTCTTTCGCCTTATTTGGTGAGGATAGCCTTTGATAATTCTTTGGAGCAAGTAAGTCTGTTTCATTTTTATGAAGGTACAGAATTAGAGGCTTTTTTCAGAAATAAAATTATCAAGATTGCGGCAGCGTTTGGAGGATTAATTCTGCTGGCAACCATTGTTCGCGGTGTGTTTATGTTCCTGATGAGACAAACTGTTATAATTGCTTCGCGTAAAATTGAATATGACCTGAAGAATGAGATCTATAGCCAATATCAAAAGATGAATCTGTCTTTTTTTAGAGCTAATTTTACAGGGGATTTGATGAACCGACTGTCTGAAGATGTGAGCAAAGTTCGACAGTATTTGGGACCGGCAATCATGTATTTTGTGAATTTGGTTTTTACTTTCATAACTGTGATTGTGATGATGGTTTCTGTCAATCCTAAATTGACTTTGTATGTGCTTTTACCTTTGCCTTTTCTGTCTGCATCTATTTATTATGTGAGTAATATCATCAATCGTAAGAGTGATTTGATTCAGGCTAAACTCTCTGATTTGACAACATTTGTGCAGGAAAGCATGTCGGGGGTTAGAGTTTTAAAAGCATTTTCAGTTCAAGCTGTCTTTGCCAATATTTTCTCAAGAGAAAACGATCATTACAAAGACCTAAGCATGTCGCTCACAACGGTGAATTCTTTTTTCTCTCCTTTGATGATGTCATTGGTGGGATTGAGTACCATTCTAACTATTTATTTGGGTGGTTTGGAAGTGATTGACGGTAATTTTACTTATGGCAATATTGCCGAATTTGTAATTTATGTGAATCTTTTGACTTGGCCTGTGTCTTCATTGGGATGGGTTACTGCAATTATTCAAAGTGCCGCAGCGTCACAAGCAAGAATTAACAAATTCTTGGAAGTGGAACCTAAAATCAAGGCTAATCAAGGTGCTCATTGCAGATTCGAAAATGAAATTAGATTTGACAAGGTGTCTTTTCAATATAATGAACAAAAGAAGGTTTTGCATGGCATTAGCTTTAAAATTCCTAAAGGACAAACTATTGGATTGGTGGGTCATACGGGTTCCGGTAAGACTACACTACTGAACCTGCTTGCGCGATTTTATGACACAACGACCGGGCAAATACTGATAGATAATATAAATCTCAAGGAACTTAATCTCAAAGAGTATAGAGACCTTGTGAGCTATGTTCCGCAGGATGTGTTCTTGTTTTCTGAATCTATTTACGACAATATTCTATTTGGTTCAAGTAAACTCACACAACTGAGCAAAGAAGACGTAGAAAGAGTGGCCAAAATTGCAGCAGTCCACGATAGTATTAGAGAATTTCCACAAGGTTATGACACCCCCTTGGGAGAAAGGGGGATTACACTTTCAGGAGGACAAAAACAAAGGATTGCATTAGCGCGTGCACTGATTCGCGACCCTGAAATAATCTTACTTGATGATTGTTTAAGTGCGGTGGATCACACCACCGAAAAAATAATATTGGCTAATCTCAGAAATGAACTCAAAAACAGAACTGCTGTTATTGTCAGCCATCGACTGTCTGTGATTGCCAACACTCATATAATAATTGTTTTAAATCAGGGAAGAATTGATGCAATCGGAACACATGAAGAACTCTTGAAGTCCAATGCCTATTATAAGAAATTGTATGAAAAGCAAATGGAAGAAGGAGAGCCGCAACAATAA
- a CDS encoding leucine dehydrogenase: MSGTSSQSQDSNFPLFNNLAEFNHEQVVVCNDNNTGLKAIIAVHNTVLGPGLGGTRFWVYNNEQEAMNDALRLSRGMTYKASISGLNLGGAKAVIVADKNTKKTEAFMRKFGRFVENLNGKYITAEDVGTTTKDMEYIAMETDHVVGLPEIMGGGGDPSPVTAYGVYMGMKASAKKTFGNDSLAGKSVTVQGVGKVGYYLVELLVKEGAKVFISDINETNLKHTSALGGEVISPNDVYSKKIDIFAPCAMGAILNSDTIPQLNCAIVCGSANNQLKEDVQHGNMLRDRGILYAPDFLVNAGGLINVYSEYTGYVRERAMSQTEHIYDLTLDIYHKSEEEKINTQVAATKIAEERIHNMMLVKSTY, translated from the coding sequence ATGAGCGGAACATCATCACAATCACAAGACTCCAATTTCCCTCTGTTTAACAACTTGGCAGAATTTAACCACGAACAAGTTGTTGTATGTAACGACAACAATACCGGCTTAAAAGCCATCATCGCAGTTCACAACACTGTTTTGGGTCCCGGGCTGGGCGGAACCCGATTTTGGGTATATAACAACGAACAAGAAGCCATGAATGACGCACTTCGTCTTTCACGCGGGATGACTTATAAAGCATCTATTTCAGGGCTTAATCTTGGAGGTGCAAAAGCAGTTATTGTAGCTGATAAGAACACAAAAAAGACAGAAGCATTCATGCGTAAATTTGGTCGCTTTGTTGAAAATTTGAATGGCAAATACATCACAGCCGAGGATGTGGGCACCACAACCAAAGACATGGAATATATTGCCATGGAAACCGACCATGTGGTAGGACTACCCGAGATTATGGGCGGAGGCGGAGACCCTTCACCTGTTACAGCTTATGGTGTTTATATGGGGATGAAAGCCTCTGCCAAAAAAACTTTTGGCAATGATAGCTTGGCTGGCAAGTCTGTTACTGTTCAAGGAGTGGGCAAAGTGGGCTACTATTTGGTTGAACTATTGGTGAAAGAAGGCGCCAAAGTGTTTATCAGTGACATCAACGAAACAAATCTGAAACACACATCTGCATTAGGTGGAGAAGTAATCAGCCCTAACGATGTTTACTCCAAAAAGATAGATATTTTTGCTCCTTGTGCGATGGGCGCTATCCTCAATTCAGACACCATTCCTCAACTAAATTGCGCTATCGTGTGCGGATCTGCCAACAATCAGTTGAAAGAGGATGTTCAACACGGCAACATGCTTAGAGACAGAGGCATACTCTATGCTCCGGACTTCCTTGTAAATGCAGGTGGATTAATCAATGTTTATTCAGAATATACAGGATATGTGAGAGAGCGTGCTATGTCACAAACAGAGCATATTTATGATTTGACTTTGGACATTTACCACAAATCAGAGGAAGAGAAAATCAATACACAGGTTGCAGCAACAAAGATTGCCGAAGAAAGAATTCACAACATGATGTTAGTGAAATCCACTTATTAA
- the ssb gene encoding single-stranded DNA-binding protein: MSNLKNNVQLIGHLGANPEIKTLEGGSKVARLRVATSESFKNKNGEWQEETTWHSITAWGPLAERAEKHLSKGSYILLEGKLTSRNYVDSKGEKRYVYEVQASNFLLLDKKNPAAENMPAQSDSSAAQEDVLPF, from the coding sequence ATGAGTAATTTAAAAAACAACGTACAGCTAATCGGACATTTAGGCGCAAATCCTGAAATTAAAACCCTTGAAGGCGGCAGCAAAGTAGCGCGTCTCAGAGTGGCAACCTCCGAATCTTTCAAAAACAAAAACGGTGAATGGCAAGAAGAAACTACTTGGCACTCTATTACAGCATGGGGACCCTTGGCAGAACGTGCAGAAAAGCACCTGTCCAAAGGCTCCTACATCTTGCTCGAAGGCAAGTTAACAAGTCGTAATTATGTGGACAGCAAAGGTGAGAAAAGGTATGTCTATGAAGTGCAAGCCAGCAACTTCTTATTATTGGACAAAAAGAATCCGGCTGCAGAGAATATGCCTGCGCAATCAGATTCATCTGCTGCACAAGAGGATGTATTGCCGTTCTGA
- a CDS encoding EVE domain-containing protein codes for MKFWLIKSEPFKYSWHQFEKDGRTFWDGVRNYQARNNMRNMAVGDLCLFYHSNEGKEVVGVAKVIKTAYQDPSTKDTNWVCVDVAPHEKLKNTVTLEQIKNEPRLERIGLVKQQRLSVVALTREEFDTILELSENEKKAHS; via the coding sequence ATGAAGTTTTGGCTAATCAAATCTGAACCATTTAAATATTCATGGCATCAATTTGAGAAAGACGGTCGCACTTTTTGGGACGGTGTTCGCAACTATCAGGCACGCAATAATATGCGCAATATGGCTGTCGGTGACTTATGTCTTTTCTATCACAGCAATGAGGGGAAAGAAGTAGTGGGTGTGGCAAAAGTGATCAAAACCGCATATCAAGACCCCAGCACCAAAGACACAAATTGGGTTTGTGTGGACGTGGCACCTCACGAAAAACTTAAAAATACGGTTACTTTAGAGCAGATTAAAAACGAACCAAGATTGGAAAGAATCGGATTGGTTAAACAGCAACGATTAAGTGTAGTTGCATTGACCAGAGAGGAGTTTGACACTATTTTAGAACTATCTGAAAATGAAAAAAAAGCTCATTCTTAA
- the pyrR gene encoding bifunctional pyr operon transcriptional regulator/uracil phosphoribosyltransferase PyrR yields MKKKLILNHKEIEIILKRLAMELIENHNDFSKSAIIGLQPRGVFPARSLVEYVKEFTNNPNVLYGELDHTFFRDDFRRGQEILTPHPIKIDFDIEGKNIILVDDVVYTGRSVRSAMDALSSYGRPSKIELLALLDRRFNRETPIMSDYCGKVIDTRGNSQKVLVDWNSKKINVWLLNTTEEE; encoded by the coding sequence ATGAAAAAAAAGCTCATTCTTAATCATAAGGAAATTGAAATCATCCTCAAGCGCCTTGCCATGGAGCTGATAGAAAATCACAATGACTTTTCCAAGTCTGCCATAATAGGACTGCAACCTCGCGGTGTATTTCCTGCAAGATCGTTGGTAGAGTACGTAAAGGAATTCACTAACAACCCAAATGTGTTATACGGAGAATTAGACCACACATTCTTTCGCGATGATTTTCGCAGAGGACAAGAAATCTTAACACCTCATCCCATCAAGATTGATTTTGATATTGAAGGAAAAAACATCATCTTAGTGGACGATGTGGTTTATACCGGTCGTTCCGTTCGTTCAGCCATGGATGCATTAAGCTCTTATGGAAGACCTTCTAAAATTGAATTGCTGGCATTGCTCGACCGCAGATTTAACCGAGAAACTCCGATTATGTCAGACTATTGCGGCAAAGTGATAGACACCCGAGGCAACAGTCAGAAAGTACTTGTGGACTGGAACTCGAAAAAAATAAATGTGTGGCTTTTAAATACAACTGAAGAAGAATGA
- a CDS encoding aspartate carbamoyltransferase catalytic subunit, translating to MKTFNHKHLIGIKDLTADDIRLVFETADNFKEVINRPIKKVPSLRDTTIANIFFENSTRTRISFELAEKRLSADVVNFSSSSSSVSKGETLVDTVKNILSMKVDMVVMRHPSPGACVFLSKHIDASIVNAGDGTHEHPTQALLDAFSIKEKFGDVKGKKVAIVGDITHSRVAISNIYCLKKLGAKVKLCGPPTLIPKHIESLGVEVDYNLDNVIKWADVVNMLRIQMERQDIAYFPSLREYSIQYGLTAERIEKSGKELVIMHPGPINRGVEITSEVADSKNAIILNQVENGVAIRMAVLYLLAGEK from the coding sequence ATGAAAACATTCAACCATAAACACCTGATTGGTATCAAAGATTTGACTGCGGATGACATTCGGCTTGTATTTGAAACTGCCGACAACTTCAAAGAAGTCATTAACCGTCCTATCAAAAAGGTACCCTCACTCAGAGACACAACGATAGCCAATATTTTCTTTGAAAACTCAACCCGCACAAGAATTTCATTTGAACTTGCCGAAAAAAGATTGAGTGCCGATGTAGTTAATTTTTCCTCCTCCTCCTCCTCAGTTTCCAAAGGTGAAACATTGGTTGATACAGTAAAAAACATACTTTCCATGAAAGTAGATATGGTTGTGATGCGACACCCAAGCCCGGGCGCATGTGTCTTTTTGTCAAAACACATTGATGCAAGCATTGTCAATGCCGGAGACGGAACCCACGAACACCCTACTCAAGCTTTGTTGGATGCATTTTCTATCAAGGAAAAATTTGGAGATGTAAAAGGCAAAAAAGTAGCGATTGTAGGAGATATCACCCACTCAAGGGTTGCTATATCCAATATTTATTGTTTGAAAAAATTAGGTGCAAAGGTCAAGCTATGCGGTCCTCCCACCCTGATTCCAAAACACATTGAAAGCCTTGGTGTTGAAGTGGATTACAATTTAGACAACGTAATCAAATGGGCTGACGTTGTCAATATGCTGCGCATCCAAATGGAACGACAAGACATTGCCTATTTCCCAAGTTTGAGAGAATATTCCATTCAATACGGACTGACGGCAGAAAGGATAGAAAAAAGTGGGAAAGAACTTGTGATTATGCACCCGGGACCCATCAACCGAGGAGTAGAAATCACATCCGAGGTAGCAGACAGCAAAAACGCAATTATCCTCAACCAAGTTGAGAACGGTGTAGCAATCAGAATGGCGGTGCTATATCTGTTGGCAGGTGAGAAATAG